The genomic segment TGGGCTTCTTCAGCAGCCTTTATTTTAGATGGTGCTAAAATCAATTTGCCTAGTGGGAAAAAAGCGCTGGCATTATCTGTTTATCCAGTGGAAAGTGATGGAAATGAAGCTTGGGGAAGATCAACAGAATATACTAAAACTTCAATTGAAAATTATTCAAAACGTTGGATGGAATATCCTTATCCTGCGGCTGTGAATGTTGCAGGTAACGAAGGCGGAATGGAATATCCTGGAATTGTATTTTGTAGTTGGGAGTCTAAAGGAGCAGGTTTGTGGGGAGTAACTGACCATGAATTTGGACACATTTGGTTTCCTATGATTGTTGGGTCTAACGAACGATTATTTGCATGGATGGATGAAGGTTTCAATACTTTTATTAATTCACTAAGTTCAGTTGATTTCAACAATGGAGAGTACAAAGAAGAGAAAGCCGACTTACATAGAGATGCAGAACAATACACAAATTCTGCATTAGAAACGATGATGAGTTCTCCTGATAATATGAAAGAAGCAAATATTGGAACATTATGTTATTCTAAACCAAGTGCCGGTTTAGTAATATTAAGAGAGCAAGTGCTAGGACCAGAACGATTTGATTTAGCCTTACGCACCTATGTTGAGCGCTGGGCATATAAACACCCAACACCGGATGATTTCTTTAGAACTATTGAAAATGTAGTTGGTGAAGATTTGAGTTGGTTTTGGAGAGGTTGGTTCCAATACAATTGGCGCTTAGACCAAGGAATTAATTCTATTAAATACATTAAAAATGATCCCGCTAAAGGAATTATAATTAATATTGAGAATTTTGAAAAAATGGCAATGCCAATTGTTTTAGATGTCAAAACTAGGAGTGGAAAAGTAACGCGTGTTAAATTACCTGTTGAAATTTGGCAAAGAAATATAGAATGGTCATTCAAACACAATTCTACCGAACCAATTGAAAGTATTACTCTAGATCCAGATCATGTATTTCCAGATGTAAATGAAGCTAATAATGTTTGGACTGCTGAAAAAGGAAAAGTAGAGGAAGATCTAATTTTAGATGGTTACCTTGGAGTTTATACCAATCCGCAAGCACCAATTAAATTTACACTTACTGAAAAAAATGGTGCCTTAAATGTAGAGATTACGGGTTATCCAAAGTTTAATTTAACACCAACCGGTAAAAATAAATTTGAATCTAAACGTGCCGGAATGGAATTACAATTCAATGATGCCAAATCTGGTTTTGAAATGATTTTGGCTGATGGTAGAAAAATACCATTTACAAAACAATAAACGGATTAAATTCTAATAAAAAAACGACTGAGCAATCAGTCGTTTTTTTATGTTATAAAGTTTCGTTTTTATGCTGGAATTTGTTGGCTTAAACAATGTAACGTTCCAAATCCCCATATAAAGTCAGTAGCACTAATTCCTATTATTTCTCTGTCAGGAAAACAATCTGCTAAGATATTTAATGCAATTCGATCTTTACTATCATTGAAAGTGGGAACTAAAACACAATGATTTAAAATTAAGAAATTAGCATAACTAGCAGGCAAACGCAAATCTTCAAAATCCAAACGTTTTGGCATCGGCAAGCAAACAATTTTTGGAGATTGTCCGTTTTCCAATTTAGCATTTTGCAAACGCTTTAGATTGTCTTGAAGCGGTTGGTAATTGGCATCGTTTTTATCTTCCTCAACAATCGTTACAATCGTATCTTCGTTTACAAAACGACATAAATCATCGATATGCCCGTGGGTATCGTCTCCTTCAATTCCGTCACCCACCCAAATCACATTAGTAACACCTAAATATTCTTTAAAAACCGCTTCATAATCCGCCTTGGTAAAATGAGCATTGCGCACTTGAATCGAAGGATGCATCAAACATTCTTCTGAAGTCAACAAAGTTCCTTTTCCATTCACATCAATGGCGCCACCTTCAACAATAACGGGTTTTCCGTTGTAAGTTACCTGAGTTAAAGGCAACTTCAAGAATTCAGCTACTTTACTTGGAACGTGTTTGTCTAATTGGTAATTGGAATATTTTGCCCAACCATTAAAGTTGAAATTCAAGGCTTCTCTTTGAGAACCATTTTTCACAATGATAGGACCCGAATCACGCATCCAAGAACGATTCGTTTTATGAATGATATAGGAAATATTAGTAAGCTGAACGTGCGCTCTTTCCAGCATTTCGGCTACTTTAGTTTTCAATTTTTCATCAGCTACTACCAAGAATACTTTTTCTACAGCAGCTACTTTTTTAATGAATTCGACAAAAGCCCATTGAACGGCTTCGTATTTGCCAGGCCAATCGTTTCCATTATGCGGAAAACATAGTAAAATACCTTCTTGTTTTTCCCATTCGGCAGGGAAACGTCTGTTTGGAGTACTCATTATTAGTCTATTGCTCTTTTTGTAATATCTCCAAACGCATCAATACGGCGGTCTCTAAAGAAAGGCCAGTTTTGACGTACATTTTCTTGCAAGTCCAAATCCACTTCGGCAATCAAGATTTCTTCTTTATCGTGGGAGGCTTGTGCCAAAATTTCGCCTTGTGGTCCAGCAATGAAAGACGAACCCCAAAACTCGATTCCAGAGGTATTTGGTAAATATTTTTCTAAACCAATACGGTTAGCAGCGGCAACATAAACGCCGTTCGCAACCGCGTGACCTTTCATTACATTCATCCAAGCGCCGTGTTGATTGACTCCGTATTCTTCTTTTTCTAAAGGATGCCAACCGATAGCTGTTGGATAAAATAAAACTTCAGCACCTTGCAAAGCCGTCAAACGCGCTCCTTCAGGATACCATTGGTCCCAACAAATTAGGGTTCCAATTTTTCCTTTATTGGTAGGAAATGCTTTAAAACCTATATCACCTGGTGTGAAATAGAATTTTTCATAGAAATGGGGGTCGTCTGGAATGTGCATTTTGCGATACAAACCAGCTTCTGAACCATCCGTGTCAATAATATAAGCACTGTTGTGGTAAATTCCCGCCATTCTTTTTTCGAAGAAAGGAACAATAATCACAACGCCTAATTCTTTTGCTAATGCACTAAAAGCAATAAAAGAAGTACTATACAATGGTTCTGCTAACGCAAAATTAGCGACATCTTCACTTTGACAAAAATAATGACTGCTGTACAATTCGGGTAGCGAAATTACTTCGGCACCCTGACTAGCTGCATCACGAACCCAACTCAAACATTTCTTTAAGTTGTTTTCGGCAACATCATTCAGATTCAATTGAATAACTGCGATTTTGTATTTTTTATTTGGCATAGCTAAAAAAATTAGACCGCAAAAATAGTTATTTTTATAAAGAGTACACGAAAAGGAATTCAGAAAAATTAACCCTTTATTATGTTTCTTGCGAATAGTTCGGATATTCAAAATGGCTTCGTACATTTGCACTCTAGAATTGAAGAAATGTTAGCAATAGGAAAATACAATACGCTTACCATATTACGTGACACTAAAGTAGGTTTGTTTTTGGGAAATCCCGAAAAAGATCCTGAAGGGATTCACGATGTGCTCTTGCCCAACAAATACGTTCCAAACGAATTTGAAATAGGAGAAGAGTTAATTGTTTTTGTGTATTTAGATCACGAAGAACGCCCAGTAGCCACGACCTTAGCGCCTTATATTTTGTTGAATGAATTTGCACTTTTGCGTGTGAATTACATCAACCAGATTGGTGCTTTTATGGATTGGGGAATGGAAAAAGATATCTTGGTTCCGTTCAAAGAACAAGCGCGTCCAATGGAAAAAGGAAAACGCTATTTGGTGTATTTGTATATGGACGAAAAAACCAATCGTTTGGTGGCTTCAAGCAAAACCAATCAGTTTTTGAGTAACGATCATTTGACGGTTGAAAAAGGAGAAGAAGTAGATTTGATTGTTTCGCATATCACGGAAATCGGAATCAATGTAATTATCAATGAACAACACAAAGGGTTGTTGTACAAAGATGAGGTATACGACGATGCTATTCGAACCGGTGACAGAATGAGAGGTTACATTAAAAACATTCGTCCTGATAATAAGATTGATGTGGCGCTGCAAGTGCAAGGATATCAAAGTATCGAACCTAATGCGGAGAAAATTTTAGATGAATTGCGTGCGAATCGTGGCTTTTTACGTTTAAATGATAATTCGCATCCAGAAGATATTAAAACGGTCTTAAAAATGAGTAAAAAGACTTTTAAGAAAGCAATCGGCGCTTTGTACAAAGAGAAATTAATTGAAATTAAAGACGACGGAATTTACTTGATTAAAGAGTAATTTGAAATTTATAATAGAAGCAAAAGGCAATTCATTTTATTGAGTTGCCTTTTTTTATGTTGCACCGCTAACTTTAAGTTTTCTTTTTAGTAGAGAATCTAAAAAATGACTTATTTTTACACTCAAATCAAAGAATTATGAGCAAGATAGATTGGAAAACAGTCCGAGAATTTGAAGATATCACCTATAAAAAATGCAATGGAGTAGCACGAATCGCTTTTAATCGCCCTGATGTGCGTAATGCGTTTCGACCTAAAACTACTTCCGAATTATTACAAGCCTTTCATGATGCACAAGAAGATACTTCGATAGGAGTGGTCTTATTATCGGCAGAAGGACCTTCGTCCAAAGACGGAATTTGGTCTTTTTGCAGTGGCGGAGATCAAAAAGCACGTGGACACCAAGGATACGTGGGTGAAGACGGTTACCATAGATTGAATATTTTAGATGTACAACGATTGATTCGTTTTATGCCAAAAGCGGTTATCTGTGTTGTTCCAGGTTGGGCTGTCGGTGGCGGACATAGTTTGCACGTAGTGTGTGATTTGACTTTAGCGAGTAAAGAACACGCTATTTTTAAACAAACAGATGCTGATGTAACCAGTTTTGATGGAGGCTACGGTTCGGCATATTTAGCCAAAATGGTAGGACAGAAAAAAGCACGTGAAATCTTTTTCTTAGGTCGCAATTATTCGGCTCAAGAAGCTTATGAAATGGGGATGGTGAATGCTGTTATTCCGCATGACGAATTAGAAGATACCGCTTATGAATGGGCGCAAGAAATTTTAGCTAAATCGCCAACATCTATCAAAATGTTGAAATTCGCTATGAATCTAACCGATGATGGTATGGTTGGACAACAAGTTTTTGCAGGCGAAGCCACTCGTTTGGCCTACATGACAGAAGAAGCTATAGAAGGTAGAAATGCCTTTTTGGAAAAAAGAAAGCCGAATTTCGAGAAAAAATGGTTACCATAATTGGGTTTTAAGTAAAGCGTTAAATATTTTAACTTTATAAACCTATTAATTAAACTCATAACCTGAAAAATGAAACACTGGATAGAAGCCGCTCGATTAAGAACCTTGCCCTTATCAGTTTCTGGAATTATTGTGGGAAGTATGTATGCCTTGGCCAATCCAACGGATGATGTGCTTACTCCAACGGAAGTTTTCAACTGGAAACTTTTTGCTTTTGCTATTCTAACTACTTTAGGATTGCAAATCCTTTCTAATTTTGCCAATGATTATGGCGACGGAATTAAAGGAACTGATAACGAAGATAGAGTGGGTCCAAAGCGAACTATTCAGTCAGGGGTAATTACTCCTCAGGCTATGAAAAGCGCTATTATCCTGACTTCAGGATTGACTTTGTTTTCGGCTATTTATTTAATTTATCTGGCCTTTGGAGCACACAATCTAGGCTATTCGTTATTTTATTTGATTTTAGGTATTGCAGCCATCGCTTCTGCTATTCGCTATACAGTAGGGAACTCTGCTTACGGTTACCGTGGTTTTGGAGATGTATTTGTATTTGTGTTTTTCGGATTAGTAAGTACGCTTGGAGTTAATTTTTTGTATTCCAAACAAATGGATGCGATTTTGATTTTGCCAGCATCAGCGATTGGTTTCTTAAGCGTAGCAGTGCTGAATTTAAACAATATGCGTGACGAAGCTTCGGATAGAAAATCAGGAAAAAATACGTTGGTTGTAAAAATGGGAATTGAAAATGCTAAAAAATACCATTACTTCTTGATTATAGGAGCCATGTTTTTGGTTTTGATTTTTGCTGTTTTGAGTGATTTTCACTTTGATCAGTATTTGTTTTTAATTGCTTATTTACCTTTAGTAAAACATCTATTAACTGTTCGTAAAAATCAAAATAACAAATTGTTAGATCCTGAATTAAAAAAAGTAGCATTGAGTACATTTGCGCTTTCGGTATTGTTAGCTTTGTGTATGATTTTTTTCTTTTCGGACTTAATTGTAAACAATTCGTAACACAATACCAATATCAATTACAATTTTTAAATCAACTAGGAGTACAATACAATACAATACAGAGATTAATCAGCTATGTTAAAAATTATAAGTTCGTTCATTTTCTTTTTTATGACTATTCCGGTGCTGTTTGCTCAAAAAGACGGCTATTGGGATAAAGAACGTTCAACTACAAAAGAAGTAGTGGTTTCGGCTCGCGATCGTATATTAATTAAGATTGACGATTTGCCAACAGGAACTACTGAGGTAATATACCGTATTACGCTTTTGGACAAAAACCAACAAATGGCGAATAGCTTGGTTTCGGTTTTAAAAGCGA from the Flavobacterium ammonificans genome contains:
- a CDS encoding M1 family metallopeptidase, translated to MKNIRTKVILGLTLLFSISTIWSQEQAPEVKQKSNYNYHDAFAPFFYSKNGTNTRSASGMPGHEYWQNRADYQITARLDEIKNEVTGTDIITYTNNSPDKMNFVWMNLDQNLFKSDSRGNAVVPISGSRNGAQGQVFDGGHKIKSVKIVSTLNGKTTEVDAKYVISDTRMQVFLPQGLNPKGGVVKIKIDFSFIAPFEGSDRMGVLETKNGKIFTMAQWYPRMCVYDDVRGWNTNPYLGASEFYLEYGDFDIKITTPSNHIVVCSGELLNPTEVYSSEEQKRLAQAKLSDATVLIRTAAEVNSLPKTATTTKTWHYKIKNARDVSWASSAAFILDGAKINLPSGKKALALSVYPVESDGNEAWGRSTEYTKTSIENYSKRWMEYPYPAAVNVAGNEGGMEYPGIVFCSWESKGAGLWGVTDHEFGHIWFPMIVGSNERLFAWMDEGFNTFINSLSSVDFNNGEYKEEKADLHRDAEQYTNSALETMMSSPDNMKEANIGTLCYSKPSAGLVILREQVLGPERFDLALRTYVERWAYKHPTPDDFFRTIENVVGEDLSWFWRGWFQYNWRLDQGINSIKYIKNDPAKGIIINIENFEKMAMPIVLDVKTRSGKVTRVKLPVEIWQRNIEWSFKHNSTEPIESITLDPDHVFPDVNEANNVWTAEKGKVEEDLILDGYLGVYTNPQAPIKFTLTEKNGALNVEITGYPKFNLTPTGKNKFESKRAGMELQFNDAKSGFEMILADGRKIPFTKQ
- a CDS encoding agmatine deiminase family protein — its product is MSTPNRRFPAEWEKQEGILLCFPHNGNDWPGKYEAVQWAFVEFIKKVAAVEKVFLVVADEKLKTKVAEMLERAHVQLTNISYIIHKTNRSWMRDSGPIIVKNGSQREALNFNFNGWAKYSNYQLDKHVPSKVAEFLKLPLTQVTYNGKPVIVEGGAIDVNGKGTLLTSEECLMHPSIQVRNAHFTKADYEAVFKEYLGVTNVIWVGDGIEGDDTHGHIDDLCRFVNEDTIVTIVEEDKNDANYQPLQDNLKRLQNAKLENGQSPKIVCLPMPKRLDFEDLRLPASYANFLILNHCVLVPTFNDSKDRIALNILADCFPDREIIGISATDFIWGFGTLHCLSQQIPA
- a CDS encoding carbon-nitrogen hydrolase: MPNKKYKIAVIQLNLNDVAENNLKKCLSWVRDAASQGAEVISLPELYSSHYFCQSEDVANFALAEPLYSTSFIAFSALAKELGVVIIVPFFEKRMAGIYHNSAYIIDTDGSEAGLYRKMHIPDDPHFYEKFYFTPGDIGFKAFPTNKGKIGTLICWDQWYPEGARLTALQGAEVLFYPTAIGWHPLEKEEYGVNQHGAWMNVMKGHAVANGVYVAAANRIGLEKYLPNTSGIEFWGSSFIAGPQGEILAQASHDKEEILIAEVDLDLQENVRQNWPFFRDRRIDAFGDITKRAID
- a CDS encoding S1 RNA-binding domain-containing protein, with product MLAIGKYNTLTILRDTKVGLFLGNPEKDPEGIHDVLLPNKYVPNEFEIGEELIVFVYLDHEERPVATTLAPYILLNEFALLRVNYINQIGAFMDWGMEKDILVPFKEQARPMEKGKRYLVYLYMDEKTNRLVASSKTNQFLSNDHLTVEKGEEVDLIVSHITEIGINVIINEQHKGLLYKDEVYDDAIRTGDRMRGYIKNIRPDNKIDVALQVQGYQSIEPNAEKILDELRANRGFLRLNDNSHPEDIKTVLKMSKKTFKKAIGALYKEKLIEIKDDGIYLIKE
- a CDS encoding 1,4-dihydroxy-2-naphthoyl-CoA synthase is translated as MSKIDWKTVREFEDITYKKCNGVARIAFNRPDVRNAFRPKTTSELLQAFHDAQEDTSIGVVLLSAEGPSSKDGIWSFCSGGDQKARGHQGYVGEDGYHRLNILDVQRLIRFMPKAVICVVPGWAVGGGHSLHVVCDLTLASKEHAIFKQTDADVTSFDGGYGSAYLAKMVGQKKAREIFFLGRNYSAQEAYEMGMVNAVIPHDELEDTAYEWAQEILAKSPTSIKMLKFAMNLTDDGMVGQQVFAGEATRLAYMTEEAIEGRNAFLEKRKPNFEKKWLP
- the menA gene encoding 1,4-dihydroxy-2-naphthoate octaprenyltransferase, coding for MKHWIEAARLRTLPLSVSGIIVGSMYALANPTDDVLTPTEVFNWKLFAFAILTTLGLQILSNFANDYGDGIKGTDNEDRVGPKRTIQSGVITPQAMKSAIILTSGLTLFSAIYLIYLAFGAHNLGYSLFYLILGIAAIASAIRYTVGNSAYGYRGFGDVFVFVFFGLVSTLGVNFLYSKQMDAILILPASAIGFLSVAVLNLNNMRDEASDRKSGKNTLVVKMGIENAKKYHYFLIIGAMFLVLIFAVLSDFHFDQYLFLIAYLPLVKHLLTVRKNQNNKLLDPELKKVALSTFALSVLLALCMIFFFSDLIVNNS